One Megalopta genalis isolate 19385.01 chromosome 5, iyMegGena1_principal, whole genome shotgun sequence DNA window includes the following coding sequences:
- the na gene encoding sodium leak channel non-selective protein na isoform X3 — protein MMLGRKQSLKGEPVLADYGPEESLNESTDIEWVNKLWVRRLMRFCALVSLISVCLNTPKTFENIPPLQYVTFVSDLVVTFLFTAEMIAKMHIRGILKKDKSYLKDHWCQFDGSMVVFLWLSVILQMFEMLGFVLKFSYFSILRAPRPLIMIRFLRVFLKFSMPKARINQIFKRSSQQIYNVTLFFLFFMSLYGLLGVQFFGELKNHCVLNTTHPKHITINSLAIPDTFCSTDPESGYQCPEGMTCMKLGLSKYIMGFNGFDEFATSIFTVYQAASQEGWVFIMYRAIDSLPAWRAVLYFSTMIFFLAWLVKNVFIAVITETFNEIRVQFQQMWGVRGHISNSTASQILTGDDNGWSLVTLDENKHGGLASPVCHAILRSPHFRMVVMCAILANAITTATMSFKHDEKPRYTYYNNYYYAEIAFTIFLDLETVFKIWCLGFRSYYKHSIHKFELLLTIGTTIHIIPFFYLSGFTYFQVLRVVRLIKASPMLEDFVYKIFGPGKKLGSLIIFTMCLLVISSSISMQLFCFLCDFTKFETFPEAFMSMFQILTQEAWVEVMDETMLRTHETMAPFVAVYFILYHLFVTLIVLSLFVAVILDNLELDEDIKKLKQLKFREQSAEIKETLPFRLRIFEKFPDSPQMTCLHKVPSDFNLPKVRESFMRQFVFEMENEENEGVKKVNETFDSKMIYRKQRPVKILNNPPKVRNVVTSLKKAAVTYIINDSNNQRLLLGDSAMIPVPGKSLLKPQGTVNSAKQLRIDQKKSIRRSVRSGSIKLKQTYEHLMENGDIGGINRVSSSRSRPHDLDIKLLQAKRQQAEMRRNQREEDLRENHPFFDTPLFVVPRESKFRKICQSLVYARYDTNAKDPLTGKERKVQYKSLHNFLGLVTYLDWVMIFATTMSCISMMFETPRYRVMEVPVLQIAEYGFVIFMSIELALKILADGLFFTPKAYIKDVASVLDVFIYVVRLHPMSLILSDLFVFFLIRYAANLTIIQVSLVFLCWMPKSVPPNSSAQLLMILRCVRPLRIFTLVPHMRKVVYELCRGFKEILLVSTLLILLMFIFASYGVQLYGGRLARCNDPTILKREDCVGVFMRRVFVTKMKLRPGQNESYPSILVPRVWANPRRFNFDHIGDALMALFEVLSFKGWLDVRDVLIKALGPVHAIYIHIYIFLGCMIGLTLFVGVVIANYSENKGTALLTVDQRRWCDLKKRLKIAQPLHLPPRPDGKIFRAFIYDITQNIYFKRFIAVMVLINSALLCVSWRIEEKHTEALATVSTILTLIFLVEVIMKNIAFTPRGYWQSRRNRYDLLVTVVGVIWIVIHCTMKNDLSYVIGFMVVILRFFTITGKHTTLKMLMLTVGVSVCKSFFIIFGMFLLVFFYALAGTIIFGTVKYGEGIGRRANFESPVTGVAMLFRIVTGEDWNKIMHDCMIQPPYCTPAANYWETDCGNFHASLIYFCTFYVIITYIVLNLLVAIIMENFSLFYSNEEDALLSYADIRNFQNTWNVVDNHQKGVIPVKRVKFILRLLKGRLETDPQKDRLLFKHMCYELEKLNNGEDVTFHDVINMLSYRSVDIRKALQLEELLAREEFEYIIEEEVAKQTIRNWLEGCLKKIRASGLQKQQNDLVGSLRADQPIPQQEHTEEKGKEADKEEETETKDADGSKHRAKKPVVLPRSDSIGSGSRKKYLTPTSSDSASIRSEKDKNAPPKKRNNRPPQSTEQTRQQREVMNAKATAPKPSSVMLEVREWWKEQLAHSSESSEDEV, from the exons ATGATGCTGGGGCGCAAGCAGAGCCTCAAGGGGGAACCCGTCTTGGCCGATTACGGGCCAGAGGAGTCCCTCAATGAGAGCACTGACATTGAGTGGGTGAATAAG CTGTGGGTTAGAAGATTGATGAGGTTTTGCGCCCTGGTATCATTAATTTCGGTTTGCTTGAATACTCCAAAGACTTTTGAAAACATTCCGCCCCTTCAATATGTTACCTTCGTTTCTGACTTAGTCGTTACGTTTTTATTTACCGCAGAAATGATTGCAAAGATGCACATTAGAGGTATACTGAAG AAGGACAAATCTTACTTGAAAGACCATTGGTGCCAATTTGATGGGAGTATGGTTGTCTTCCTCTGGTTGTCCGTAATTTTACAGATGTTCGAAATGTTAGGATTCGTTTTGAAATTTAgctatttttcaatattacgGGCACCAAGACCTTTAATTATGATACGCTTCCTGAGAGTCTTCCTTAAGTTCTCCATGCCGAAAGCTAGAATTAATCAGATATTCAA aCGTTCAAGCCAACAAATATACAATGTAACActtttcttcttgttcttcatgtccCTATACGGCCTGCTGGGTGTTCAGTTTTTTGGAGAATTGAAAAACCACTGCGTTCTCAACACAACCCATCCAAAGCACATAACTATAAATAGTCTAGCCATTCCAGATACATTCTGCTCGACTGATCCTGAATCAGGGTATCAATGTCCAGAAGGAATGACCTGTATGAAACTCGGATTGTCGAAGTATATCATGGGTTTCAACGGGTTTGATGAATTTG CTACAAGTATTTTTACTGTCTATCAAGCTGCATCGCAAGAGGGTTGGGTTTTCATTATGTATCGTGCTATAGACAGTCTCCCAGCCTGGCGTGCAGTCCTTTACTTCAGTACAATGATATTTTTCTTAGCGTGGCTTGTGAAGAACGTTTTCATTGCCGTTATCACAGAGACTTTTAATGAGATACGAGTACAGTTTCAGCAAATGTGGGGTGTCAGAGGACATATCAGCAATAGTACCGCTTCACAA ATATTAACCGGTGACGATAATGGCTGGAGTTTGGTAACTTTAGACGAAAACAAACACGGTGGTCTAGCATCTCCTGTATGTCACGCCATCCTCAGATCTCCTCACTTCCGAATGGTGGTAATGTGCGCAATATTGGCGAACGCCATTACCACTGCGACAATGAGTTTCAAGCATGATGAGAAACCAAGATACACTTACTACAACAATTATTATTACGCCGAGATTGCTTTTACGATATTTTTGGACCTCGAAACGGTGTTTAAAATATGGTGCCTCGGATTCCGCAGTTATTACAAGCATTCGATACACAAATTCGAGCTGCTGCTGACAATTGGTACAACCATACACATCATTCCGTTCTTCTATCTTTCTGGATTCACATATTTTCAG GTTTTGAGAGTAGTCAGGCTTATCAAAGCGTCTCCAATGTTGGAGGACTTTGTGTACAAAATATTCGGGCCTGGGAAGAAGCTTGGTAGCCTCATTATTTTCACCATGTGCCTGTTGGTTATATCGTCCAGCATCTCTATGCAATTGTTCTGTTTTCTCTGTGACTTCACGAAATTCGAAACCTTTCCCGAG GCATTTATGTCTATGTTCCAAATTCTCACGCAAGAAGCTTGGGTCGAAGTTATGGACGAAACAATGCTACGAACACATGAAACGATGGCACCCTTTGTAGCTGTTTACTTCATTTTATACCATCTTTTTGTCACACTG ATTGTGTTGAGTCTGTTCGTCGCAGTTATATTGGATAATCTCGAATTGGACGAGGACATTAAGAAACTAAAGCAACTGAAATTTCGCGAGCAAAGCGCAGAGATAAAAGAAACTTTACCATTTAGGTTgagaatttttgaaaaatttccgGACAGTCCTCAAATGACATGCTTGCATAAAGTACCATCGGATTTCAATCTTCCAAAG GTGCGTGAAAGTTTCATGCGACAGTTTGTTTTCGAAATGGAAAACGAAGAGAACGAAGGTGTGAAAAAAGTAaacgaaacatttgattcgaaaaTGATATACAGAAAACAACGTCCAGTCAAGATTTTAAACAATCCACCGAAAGTCCGGAACGTCGTTACTAGCCTTAAAAAAGCAGCTGTTACTTACattataaa TGATTCGAATAATCAAAGGCTTCTGTTAGGCGATTCTGCCATGATACCGGTACCAGGAAAAAGTCTGTTGAAGCCTCAAGGTACCGTTAACAGTGCCAAGCAACTACGCATTGATCAGAAAAA GTCGATCAGGAGAAGTGTTCGTAGCGGTTCCATCAAACTAAAGCAAACGTACGAGCACCTAATGGAGAACGGTGACATTGGAGGTATAAACAGAGTGAGTTCTTCTCGCAGTAGACCGCATGATTTGGACATTAAATTACTGCAAGCTAAGCGGCAGCAGGCCGAGATGCGCAG AAATCAACGCGAGGAGGATTTGCGCGAGAATCATCCGTTTTTCGACACGCCGTTATTCGTGGTGCCGCGCGAGAGCAAATTTCGGAAAATTTGTCAGTCGCTCGTCTACGCGAGATACGATACGAATGCGAAAGACCCGTTGACCGGCAAAGAGAGGAAGGTTCAGTACAAGAGCCTGCA CAACTTCCTTGGCTTGGTCACGTACTTAGATTGGGTGATGATCTTTGCCACGACCATGTCTTGCATCTCCATGATGTTCGAAACACCACGTTACCGCGTTATGGAGGTACCCGTGCTGCAAATCGCCGAGTACGGTTTCGTTATCTTCATGAGCATCGAATTGGCGCTCAAGATCTTAGCGGATGGATTATTTTTTACGCCTAAGGCCTACATCAAAGACGTTGCCTCTGTTTTGGACGTTTTTATTTACGTCGTACGTTTGCATCCAATGTCATTGATACTCTCTGATCTTTTCGTTTTCTTTCTGATTCGTTACGCTGCTAATTTGACGATCATCCAGGTCAGTCTCGTATTCCTTTGCTGGATGCCGAAAAGCGTGCCGCCCAACTCCAGCGCTCAACTCTTAATGATCTTACGTTGCGTCAGGCCGCTGAGAATATTCACGCTTGTGCCGCACATGAGGAAGGTTGTGTACGAATTGTGTAGAGGATTCAAAGAGATCTTATTG GTGTCTACTCTGTTGATCCTCTTGATGTTCATATTTGCGAGTTACGGTGTACAGCTTTATGGTGGTAGATTAGCTCGTTGTAACGATCCAACTATTCTAAAACGGGAAGACTGTGTCGGTGTGTTCATGCGAAGGGTGTTCGTGACGAAAATGAAATTACGACCGGGCCAAAACGAGAGCTATCCATCTATACTAGTGCCACGCGTTTG GGCGAATCCTAGGCGATTTAATTTCGACCATATCGGTGATGCATTGATGGCGCTTTTCGAGGTGCTCTCATTTAAAGGATGGCTCGACGTTAGAGATGTTCTGATCAAGGCTCTCGGTCCC GTCCACGCCATTTATATCCACATCTATATCTTTCTGGGGTGTATGATCGGTTTGACTTTGTTCGTTGGTGTTGTAATCGCCAATTATTCTGAAAACAAAGGGACCGCGTTACTCACTGTCGATCAAAGACGATG GTGCGATTTAAAAAAACGACTGAAGATCGCTCAGCCATTGCACTTACCACCTAGACCAGATGGGAAGATATTCAGAGCGTTTATCTATGACATCACTCAGAACATCTATTTCAAAAGATTCATTGCGGTCATGGTACTCATAAACAGTGCTCTTCTGTGCGTTTCT TGGAGAATCGAGGAAAAACACACGGAAGCACTCGCTACGGTCTCCACGATTCTGACACTGATCTTCCTCGTGGAAGTGATCATGAAAAATATTGCTTTTACACCACGTGGCTATTGGCAGTCCAGAAGAAACAGATATGATTTGCTCGTGACAGTCGTGGGTGTTATTTGGATCGTCATTCATTGCACAATGAAG AACGATCTGTCGTATGTAATCGGCTTTATGGTCGTCATCCTTAGGTTTTTCACCATCACCGGCAAACACACCACTCTCAAAATGTTGATGTTAACGGTCGGAGTGTCCGTTTGTAAAAGTTTCTTCATTATATTCGGCATGTTTCTTCTTGTTTTCTTTTACGCCTTAGCGGGCACTATCATCTTTGGAACTGTGAAATATGGGGAAGGTATAGGAAG ACGTGCCAATTTTGAGTCGCCTGTGACTGGTGTTGCTATGCTCTTTCGAATTGTCACAGGAGAAGATTGGAATAAAATAATGCACGATTGCATGATACAACCGCCGTATTGCACACCAGCTGCTAATTATTGGGAGACCGATTGCGGCAATTTCCATGCTTccttaatttatttttgtacttTCTACGTAATTATTACTTACATTGTCTTGAATCTCCTGGTAG CTATTATCATGGAGAACTTCTCTCTATTTTACTCGAACGAGGAGGACGCCTTACTTTCATACGCCGACATTAGGAATTTCCAAAACACCTGGAACGTGGTTGATAATCATCAGAAGGGTGTCATTCCGGTGAAACGG GTGAAGTTCATTTTGCGGTTATTAAAAGGCAGACTTGAGACCGATCCGCAAAAGGATCGGTTGCTGTTCAAGCATATGTGTTATGAATTAGAGAAACTGAACAACGGCGAGGACGTTACTTTCCACGATGTCATTAA TATGTTATCATACCGGTCGGTCGACATTCGAAAAGCTCTTCAACTGGAAGAATTGTTGGCGAGAGAGGAGTTTGAGTACATCATCGAAGAAGAAGTGGCTAAACAAACAATTAGGAATTGGCTGGAGGGTTGCTTAAAGAAGATCAGAGCCAGCGGA TTGCAGAAACAACAAAATGATCTTGTAGGTAGTCTTCGTGCTGATCAGCCTATACCGCAACAAGAACACACCGAGGAAAAAGGGAAAGAGGCAGACAAAGAAGAGGAAACGGAAACAAAg GATGCAGATGGATCCAAGCACAGAGCAAAAAAGCCTGTAGTTCTTCCAAGATCAGATAGCATAGGCAGCGGATCAAGAAAAAAGTATTTAACTCCGACGTCATCAGATTCGGCTTCAATCAGATCTGAAAAAGATAAAAATGCACCGCCTAAGAAAAGGAACAATAGGCCACCAC AGAGCACAGAACAGACCAGACAGCAACGAGAGGTCATGAATGCAAAGGCAACTGCACCAAAACCTTCCAGTGTTATGCTAGAGGTTCGCGAATGGTGGAAGGAGCAACTTGCGCATAGCAGTGAGTCCAGCGAAGACGAAGTTTAA
- the na gene encoding sodium leak channel non-selective protein na isoform X5: protein MMLGRKQSLKGEPVLADYGPEESLNESTDIEWVNKLWVRRLMRFCALVSLISVCLNTPKTFENIPPLQYVTFVSDLVVTFLFTAEMIAKMHIRGILKKDKSYLKDHWCQFDGSMVVFLWLSVILQMFEMLGFVLKFSYFSILRAPRPLIMIRFLRVFLKFSMPKARINQIFKRSSQQIYNVTLFFLFFMSLYGLLGVQFFGELKNHCVLNTTHPKHITINSLAIPDTFCSTDPESGYQCPEGMTCMKLGLSKYIMGFNGFDEFATSIFTVYQAASQEGWVFIMYRAIDSLPAWRAVLYFSTMIFFLAWLVKNVFIAVITETFNEIRVQFQQMWGVRGHISNSTASQILTGDDNGWSLVTLDENKHGGLASPVCHAILRSPHFRMVVMCAILANAITTATMSFKHDEKPRYTYYNNYYYAEIAFTIFLDLETVFKIWCLGFRSYYKHSIHKFELLLTIGTTIHIIPFFYLSGFTYFQVLRVVRLIKASPMLEDFVYKIFGPGKKLGSLIIFTMCLLVISSSISMQLFCFLCDFTKFETFPEAFMSMFQILTQEAWVEVMDETMLRTHETMAPFVAVYFILYHLFVTLIVLSLFVAVILDNLELDEDIKKLKQLKFREQSAEIKETLPFRLRIFEKFPDSPQMTCLHKVPSDFNLPKVRESFMRQFVFEMENEENEGVKKVNETFDSKMIYRKQRPVKILNNPPKVRNVVTSLKKAAVTYIINDSNNQRLLLGDSAMIPVPGKSLLKPQGTVNSAKQLRIDQKKSIRRSVRSGSIKLKQTYEHLMENGDIGGINRVSSSRSRPHDLDIKLLQAKRQQAEMRRNQREEDLRENHPFFDTPLFVVPRESKFRKICQSLVYARYDTNAKDPLTGKERKVQYKSLHNFLGLVTYLDWVMIFATTMSCISMMFETPRYRVMEVPVLQIAEYGFVIFMSIELALKILADGLFFTPKAYIKDVASVLDVFIYVVSLVFLCWMPKSVPPNSSAQLLMILRCVRPLRIFTLVPHMRKVVYELCRGFKEILLVSTLLILLMFIFASYGVQLYGGRLARCNDPTILKREDCVGVFMRRVFVTKMKLRPGQNESYPSILVPRVWANPRRFNFDHIGDALMALFEVLSFKGWLDVRDVLIKALGPVHAIYIHIYIFLGCMIGLTLFVGVVIANYSENKGTALLTVDQRRWCDLKKRLKIAQPLHLPPRPDGKIFRAFIYDITQNIYFKRFIAVMVLINSALLCVSWRIEEKHTEALATVSTILTLIFLVEVIMKNIAFTPRGYWQSRRNRYDLLVTVVGVIWIVIHCTMKNDLSYVIGFMVVILRFFTITGKHTTLKMLMLTVGVSVCKSFFIIFGMFLLVFFYALAGTIIFGTVKYGEGIGRRANFESPVTGVAMLFRIVTGEDWNKIMHDCMIQPPYCTPAANYWETDCGNFHASLIYFCTFYVIITYIVLNLLVAIIMENFSLFYSNEEDALLSYADIRNFQNTWNVVDNHQKGVIPVKRVKFILRLLKGRLETDPQKDRLLFKHMCYELEKLNNGEDVTFHDVINMLSYRSVDIRKALQLEELLAREEFEYIIEEEVAKQTIRNWLEGCLKKIRASGKQQNDLVGSLRADQPIPQQEHTEEKGKEADKEEETETKDADGSKHRAKKPVVLPRSDSIGSGSRKKYLTPTSSDSASIRSEKDKNAPPKKRNNRPPPMAKNNLPHLTESTEQTRQQREVMNAKATAPKPSSVMLEVREWWKEQLAHSSESSEDEV from the exons ATGATGCTGGGGCGCAAGCAGAGCCTCAAGGGGGAACCCGTCTTGGCCGATTACGGGCCAGAGGAGTCCCTCAATGAGAGCACTGACATTGAGTGGGTGAATAAG CTGTGGGTTAGAAGATTGATGAGGTTTTGCGCCCTGGTATCATTAATTTCGGTTTGCTTGAATACTCCAAAGACTTTTGAAAACATTCCGCCCCTTCAATATGTTACCTTCGTTTCTGACTTAGTCGTTACGTTTTTATTTACCGCAGAAATGATTGCAAAGATGCACATTAGAGGTATACTGAAG AAGGACAAATCTTACTTGAAAGACCATTGGTGCCAATTTGATGGGAGTATGGTTGTCTTCCTCTGGTTGTCCGTAATTTTACAGATGTTCGAAATGTTAGGATTCGTTTTGAAATTTAgctatttttcaatattacgGGCACCAAGACCTTTAATTATGATACGCTTCCTGAGAGTCTTCCTTAAGTTCTCCATGCCGAAAGCTAGAATTAATCAGATATTCAA aCGTTCAAGCCAACAAATATACAATGTAACActtttcttcttgttcttcatgtccCTATACGGCCTGCTGGGTGTTCAGTTTTTTGGAGAATTGAAAAACCACTGCGTTCTCAACACAACCCATCCAAAGCACATAACTATAAATAGTCTAGCCATTCCAGATACATTCTGCTCGACTGATCCTGAATCAGGGTATCAATGTCCAGAAGGAATGACCTGTATGAAACTCGGATTGTCGAAGTATATCATGGGTTTCAACGGGTTTGATGAATTTG CTACAAGTATTTTTACTGTCTATCAAGCTGCATCGCAAGAGGGTTGGGTTTTCATTATGTATCGTGCTATAGACAGTCTCCCAGCCTGGCGTGCAGTCCTTTACTTCAGTACAATGATATTTTTCTTAGCGTGGCTTGTGAAGAACGTTTTCATTGCCGTTATCACAGAGACTTTTAATGAGATACGAGTACAGTTTCAGCAAATGTGGGGTGTCAGAGGACATATCAGCAATAGTACCGCTTCACAA ATATTAACCGGTGACGATAATGGCTGGAGTTTGGTAACTTTAGACGAAAACAAACACGGTGGTCTAGCATCTCCTGTATGTCACGCCATCCTCAGATCTCCTCACTTCCGAATGGTGGTAATGTGCGCAATATTGGCGAACGCCATTACCACTGCGACAATGAGTTTCAAGCATGATGAGAAACCAAGATACACTTACTACAACAATTATTATTACGCCGAGATTGCTTTTACGATATTTTTGGACCTCGAAACGGTGTTTAAAATATGGTGCCTCGGATTCCGCAGTTATTACAAGCATTCGATACACAAATTCGAGCTGCTGCTGACAATTGGTACAACCATACACATCATTCCGTTCTTCTATCTTTCTGGATTCACATATTTTCAG GTTTTGAGAGTAGTCAGGCTTATCAAAGCGTCTCCAATGTTGGAGGACTTTGTGTACAAAATATTCGGGCCTGGGAAGAAGCTTGGTAGCCTCATTATTTTCACCATGTGCCTGTTGGTTATATCGTCCAGCATCTCTATGCAATTGTTCTGTTTTCTCTGTGACTTCACGAAATTCGAAACCTTTCCCGAG GCATTTATGTCTATGTTCCAAATTCTCACGCAAGAAGCTTGGGTCGAAGTTATGGACGAAACAATGCTACGAACACATGAAACGATGGCACCCTTTGTAGCTGTTTACTTCATTTTATACCATCTTTTTGTCACACTG ATTGTGTTGAGTCTGTTCGTCGCAGTTATATTGGATAATCTCGAATTGGACGAGGACATTAAGAAACTAAAGCAACTGAAATTTCGCGAGCAAAGCGCAGAGATAAAAGAAACTTTACCATTTAGGTTgagaatttttgaaaaatttccgGACAGTCCTCAAATGACATGCTTGCATAAAGTACCATCGGATTTCAATCTTCCAAAG GTGCGTGAAAGTTTCATGCGACAGTTTGTTTTCGAAATGGAAAACGAAGAGAACGAAGGTGTGAAAAAAGTAaacgaaacatttgattcgaaaaTGATATACAGAAAACAACGTCCAGTCAAGATTTTAAACAATCCACCGAAAGTCCGGAACGTCGTTACTAGCCTTAAAAAAGCAGCTGTTACTTACattataaa TGATTCGAATAATCAAAGGCTTCTGTTAGGCGATTCTGCCATGATACCGGTACCAGGAAAAAGTCTGTTGAAGCCTCAAGGTACCGTTAACAGTGCCAAGCAACTACGCATTGATCAGAAAAA GTCGATCAGGAGAAGTGTTCGTAGCGGTTCCATCAAACTAAAGCAAACGTACGAGCACCTAATGGAGAACGGTGACATTGGAGGTATAAACAGAGTGAGTTCTTCTCGCAGTAGACCGCATGATTTGGACATTAAATTACTGCAAGCTAAGCGGCAGCAGGCCGAGATGCGCAG AAATCAACGCGAGGAGGATTTGCGCGAGAATCATCCGTTTTTCGACACGCCGTTATTCGTGGTGCCGCGCGAGAGCAAATTTCGGAAAATTTGTCAGTCGCTCGTCTACGCGAGATACGATACGAATGCGAAAGACCCGTTGACCGGCAAAGAGAGGAAGGTTCAGTACAAGAGCCTGCA CAACTTCCTTGGCTTGGTCACGTACTTAGATTGGGTGATGATCTTTGCCACGACCATGTCTTGCATCTCCATGATGTTCGAAACACCACGTTACCGCGTTATGGAGGTACCCGTGCTGCAAATCGCCGAGTACGGTTTCGTTATCTTCATGAGCATCGAATTGGCGCTCAAGATCTTAGCGGATGGATTATTTTTTACGCCTAAGGCCTACATCAAAGACGTTGCCTCTGTTTTGGACGTTTTTATTTACGTC GTCAGTCTCGTATTCCTTTGCTGGATGCCGAAAAGCGTGCCGCCCAACTCCAGCGCTCAACTCTTAATGATCTTACGTTGCGTCAGGCCGCTGAGAATATTCACGCTTGTGCCGCACATGAGGAAGGTTGTGTACGAATTGTGTAGAGGATTCAAAGAGATCTTATTG GTGTCTACTCTGTTGATCCTCTTGATGTTCATATTTGCGAGTTACGGTGTACAGCTTTATGGTGGTAGATTAGCTCGTTGTAACGATCCAACTATTCTAAAACGGGAAGACTGTGTCGGTGTGTTCATGCGAAGGGTGTTCGTGACGAAAATGAAATTACGACCGGGCCAAAACGAGAGCTATCCATCTATACTAGTGCCACGCGTTTG GGCGAATCCTAGGCGATTTAATTTCGACCATATCGGTGATGCATTGATGGCGCTTTTCGAGGTGCTCTCATTTAAAGGATGGCTCGACGTTAGAGATGTTCTGATCAAGGCTCTCGGTCCC GTCCACGCCATTTATATCCACATCTATATCTTTCTGGGGTGTATGATCGGTTTGACTTTGTTCGTTGGTGTTGTAATCGCCAATTATTCTGAAAACAAAGGGACCGCGTTACTCACTGTCGATCAAAGACGATG GTGCGATTTAAAAAAACGACTGAAGATCGCTCAGCCATTGCACTTACCACCTAGACCAGATGGGAAGATATTCAGAGCGTTTATCTATGACATCACTCAGAACATCTATTTCAAAAGATTCATTGCGGTCATGGTACTCATAAACAGTGCTCTTCTGTGCGTTTCT TGGAGAATCGAGGAAAAACACACGGAAGCACTCGCTACGGTCTCCACGATTCTGACACTGATCTTCCTCGTGGAAGTGATCATGAAAAATATTGCTTTTACACCACGTGGCTATTGGCAGTCCAGAAGAAACAGATATGATTTGCTCGTGACAGTCGTGGGTGTTATTTGGATCGTCATTCATTGCACAATGAAG AACGATCTGTCGTATGTAATCGGCTTTATGGTCGTCATCCTTAGGTTTTTCACCATCACCGGCAAACACACCACTCTCAAAATGTTGATGTTAACGGTCGGAGTGTCCGTTTGTAAAAGTTTCTTCATTATATTCGGCATGTTTCTTCTTGTTTTCTTTTACGCCTTAGCGGGCACTATCATCTTTGGAACTGTGAAATATGGGGAAGGTATAGGAAG ACGTGCCAATTTTGAGTCGCCTGTGACTGGTGTTGCTATGCTCTTTCGAATTGTCACAGGAGAAGATTGGAATAAAATAATGCACGATTGCATGATACAACCGCCGTATTGCACACCAGCTGCTAATTATTGGGAGACCGATTGCGGCAATTTCCATGCTTccttaatttatttttgtacttTCTACGTAATTATTACTTACATTGTCTTGAATCTCCTGGTAG CTATTATCATGGAGAACTTCTCTCTATTTTACTCGAACGAGGAGGACGCCTTACTTTCATACGCCGACATTAGGAATTTCCAAAACACCTGGAACGTGGTTGATAATCATCAGAAGGGTGTCATTCCGGTGAAACGG GTGAAGTTCATTTTGCGGTTATTAAAAGGCAGACTTGAGACCGATCCGCAAAAGGATCGGTTGCTGTTCAAGCATATGTGTTATGAATTAGAGAAACTGAACAACGGCGAGGACGTTACTTTCCACGATGTCATTAA TATGTTATCATACCGGTCGGTCGACATTCGAAAAGCTCTTCAACTGGAAGAATTGTTGGCGAGAGAGGAGTTTGAGTACATCATCGAAGAAGAAGTGGCTAAACAAACAATTAGGAATTGGCTGGAGGGTTGCTTAAAGAAGATCAGAGCCAGCGGA AAACAACAAAATGATCTTGTAGGTAGTCTTCGTGCTGATCAGCCTATACCGCAACAAGAACACACCGAGGAAAAAGGGAAAGAGGCAGACAAAGAAGAGGAAACGGAAACAAAg GATGCAGATGGATCCAAGCACAGAGCAAAAAAGCCTGTAGTTCTTCCAAGATCAGATAGCATAGGCAGCGGATCAAGAAAAAAGTATTTAACTCCGACGTCATCAGATTCGGCTTCAATCAGATCTGAAAAAGATAAAAATGCACCGCCTAAGAAAAGGAACAATAGGCCACCAC CCATGGCAAAAAATAATCTGCCCCATCTCACAGAGAGCACAGAACAGACCAGACAGCAACGAGAGGTCATGAATGCAAAGGCAACTGCACCAAAACCTTCCAGTGTTATGCTAGAGGTTCGCGAATGGTGGAAGGAGCAACTTGCGCATAGCAGTGAGTCCAGCGAAGACGAAGTTTAA